DNA from Pseudomonas putida:
GCGGGGCTCACCCCCAGCGAATACCGCTTGCTCGAAACCCTCCATCGCAGCCAGGACGAAGTGCTCAGCAAGGCGTTCCTTTATCAGCAGGTATTGCAGCGTGGCTATTCCCGCCATGACCGCAGCCTGGACATGCATGTCAGCCAGATCCGCCGCAAGCTCAAGGCGCTCGGCTACCACGAGCGGCAGATCCGCACAGTCTGGGGCAAGGGCTATACCTTGTGCGCCGGCGAGGCCGACTGACAGTGCCCGATCGTCATTCGCTGTTCTGGAAGCTCGCCATTCTGCTGGTGGGCTTTTGCCTGTTGATGATCGGCCTGAGCTACACCTGGGGTCGGCACATGGAAACCCGCAATGCCTTCCTCGACGCACCGGCCCAGGCGCAGTTGCTCGGTTACGCCGCCGAGGCCGAGCAGGCCTGGCGCCACGGGGGCAGGGCAGGGGTGGACCACTGGCTGGCCGGCATGCGCCAGCGTGAGTCTGGCTGGGTGAATGTGCTCGATGCCAAGCTGCGCCCTTTGGGCAGCGCCACGCTGTCTACCGATGAAATCCAGCGATTGACGCGCCTGCGCGGGGTCGATTGGCCCATGAGCCGGCGCAGCGTCACTCAGCCTTGGCTGCGGCTGCCGTTTCCCGAGGCGCCGGAGCAGGGCATGTTGGTGATCGAGCTGCCGCAACGGCTGAACCCCGGACAGTACCTGCTGTTCTGGCAGGTACTGACCAATGGTGTGATTCCAGGCCTGTTCACCTTGTTGCTCTGCATTGGCCTGTATCGGATGTTGATCGTGCCGCTGAACCAGCTGCGCGAACAGGCCAACGCCTGGCGCGCCGACCAACTGTCGGCACGCCTGGATTCGCGCACTGTCGGCCGGCATGACGAGCTGGGCGAACTGGCCAGGGCGTTCGACCAGATGGCCGAGCGACTGCAGGAAAGCGTGGCCATGCAGCAGCAGATGCTGCGCGACCTCTCCCATGAAATGCGCACGCCCTTGAGTCGCCTGCGCGTAGCCTGCGACGGCGAGACCGATCACCAGTGCCTGCGCGAGCGGCTGACGCGGGAAATCGACTGTATGCAGCAACTGGTCGAAAACACGCTGCAACTGGCCTGGCAGGATGCCGAGCGGGCGCCTATGAACCTTGAGCCGATCCAGATTCAGGCCCTGTGGGACATGCTCGCCGAGGACGCCTGCTATGAAAGCGGTTGGGCGCTTGAGCGTCTGCGCTGTGAGTTGCCCGCTCAGTGCTGGGTGCAAGGCAATCTCAACCATCTGGCCCAGGCGCTCGAGAACATGCTGCGCAATGCGATCCGCCATTCGCCCGAACATGGCCTGGTGCGCCTGGGGGGCCACCGCGAAGGTAGCTACTGGCGGTTATGGCTGGAAGATCAGGGAGGAGGCGTGGACGAGGCGGACCTTGACCGGATCTTCGCGCCGTTCTCCCGCCTGGACGGATCCCGCCCCGGAGACGGTGGCTTCGGTCTCGGTCTGAGCATCGCCCGTAGCGCGATCCAGCGTCAGGGCGGCACCGTGTGGGCCGAAAACGGCAAGCGAGGGCTGCGTCTGTGCATGCGTTTGCCGGGGCATGCAGTGCATGATCACAGCGATGCCCCGGTCATTCAGGCAGCAGCCAGCGCGAGCTTATAGCTTGTAGCTATAGCGACTACAGATTGCGTGATATGGCCAGCAAAGGTTTGCCGGTATGATAGTCGCCCCTGCCGTCCGGATTGCGAACAACGCCATGACCTTGCAGTACCCAACCATCGCCGATTGCGTCGGCAATACGCCTCTGGTTCGCCTGCAGCGTATCGCCGGCGAGACCACAAACACCCTCCTGCTCAAGCTCGAAGGCAACAATCCCGCGGGTTCGGTCAAGGACCGCCCGGCGCTGTCGATGATCACCCGTGCCGAGTTGCGTGGCCAGATCAAGCCCGGTGATACGCTCATCGAAGCCACCTCCGGCAACACGGGTATCGCCCTGGCCATGGCGGCAGCGA
Protein-coding regions in this window:
- a CDS encoding sensor histidine kinase, whose product is MPDRHSLFWKLAILLVGFCLLMIGLSYTWGRHMETRNAFLDAPAQAQLLGYAAEAEQAWRHGGRAGVDHWLAGMRQRESGWVNVLDAKLRPLGSATLSTDEIQRLTRLRGVDWPMSRRSVTQPWLRLPFPEAPEQGMLVIELPQRLNPGQYLLFWQVLTNGVIPGLFTLLLCIGLYRMLIVPLNQLREQANAWRADQLSARLDSRTVGRHDELGELARAFDQMAERLQESVAMQQQMLRDLSHEMRTPLSRLRVACDGETDHQCLRERLTREIDCMQQLVENTLQLAWQDAERAPMNLEPIQIQALWDMLAEDACYESGWALERLRCELPAQCWVQGNLNHLAQALENMLRNAIRHSPEHGLVRLGGHREGSYWRLWLEDQGGGVDEADLDRIFAPFSRLDGSRPGDGGFGLGLSIARSAIQRQGGTVWAENGKRGLRLCMRLPGHAVHDHSDAPVIQAAASASL